The Perognathus longimembris pacificus isolate PPM17 unplaced genomic scaffold, ASM2315922v1 HiC_scaffold_5362, whole genome shotgun sequence region TGGCCGGGCGGCCCCGCGAGCACATGCCGGACACCGCACCGTCCAGGGCTCGCATTCCTGCGAAATCTAAGCTAAATGCTCGGAGAAGACTTGGGTTCCAAGGCAAAGGCGACACGGGAAAGCTCGATGGCTAGAGGAGGTGGAGCGGGGCCACGCGGTCTCTGGGAACCCAGCCATCGACGGCCTGGGGCACCTGGCAGTATTCCCGCCCTGCTCCACCAGAACctccaccagggctggggatatggcctagtggcaagcgcgctcgcctcctacacatgaggccctgggttcaattccccagcattgcatatatggaaaacggccagaagtggtgctgtggctcaagtggcagagtgctagccttgagcgggaagaagccagggacagtgctcaggccctgagtccaaggcccaggactgccaaaaaaaaaaaaaaaaaaaagaacctcgatgagcccgcctccgccccgccggGGAGCACTGTGGGAAGCCAACACGGAGCTGCCAAGCCCAACGCCAAGACGGCCCTGTTTCCTGCCAGGCACGTTGAAGATAAAGGCCGAGCGCacctctgccttggctggcccgCAATGGacatcttccaggtctcagctccAGGTGGGAGCCACCGACCGCAGCTCCCTCCCACGGAGGTTTTAGGCCACCCCCAGCCCCCGGAGGCCCTCGGGCGCCGTGCCCGGCGGGCCCCGCCTGAAGAAGGCCCGGTGCTCACCATGGACTCCTTGCGCAGGTCGCTGTACATCCGGGCCACCTTGTCCTGGTCCATCTGGTGGAGCTTCGGGTGCACCCTCTCCTTCGCGTAGATGATGTACTTCTTCAGGACCTCCTGCGGCAGGGGCTCCACGCCGTATGTGTTGGGCATGGCCGGCTCGGAGGCGCCGCTGTCCACATCCCCATCtttcttgttgctgggatggtgtCTGACGTGGCTGCCGACCACAAAGCGGGCCAGCATCTCATCCTAGAAGGGTGCCAAGAGGCCgtcaaggaggagggggagacgcggtgggggggggggtaggggggagaggATGCAGGCCGAGACAGAAAGCAACGGGCGGAGGAGACAGGCTAGAAGCTCACCGGAGCGCGGGTGGAAGAGACGAACAGGGTAAAGCTAAGTCTAAGTGGGAAGCAGACGCGTGGCTAGCACAGAGGCCAAGCCAAGGAGGCCACTGGGGCTCAGCAGTCTGTGGGCCTCAggctgagactctgtctcaaaaacaagcgAAAAAGAAGAGATACAGGGTGGTGACACCAGgagaccaccccccccaaaagctGGCTCAGAAAGCAGGACATGTGAGCTAAGACACGTGTAGGATGAGGCGGGAGGGGGTACCCGGGGGGAGAGAGCACCCCAGAGGGGGAGCCATGCTAGTCAGCCCCTGGCTCTGAGGAGGGAGCTGATGCGGAGGGCGGGACGGTGTGGGCCATCCTGGGGCTGGCTGGGGACAGGGTGGACAGGCCTGTGACCGGGCGCAGGCCGCACACGGAGGCATTAGGGAGGCCAGGTGGAACCTGGCTTGTGTCTCCAGGTGGAGGGTGGGTCACAGGTGGGAATGGCCAAAGCAGGGGCAGCAGCCCCTTAGGtgagggaggaagtgggggatCGGGCGCGGGGCCAACAGCACCCAGGGAAAGGAAGAGCAGGCAGGACGACTTCTGGACAGGGAAGAGCTATGTCCACCGCTCTTCAGTGGCTGTGTGGCTGGCTGCAACCACAGGCCCGGGTCCCGGGGCCCGCAGGGCTCAAGGGAAGAGGGCTGTACCTGAAGTGGGTCCACGGTGTCCCTCACCACGCACAGGATGTCAAAGCGTGATATGATGGGCTCCGTGAGGTCCACGTTCTCGGAGAAGGTCAGGGAAGGGTCGTAGCGGCCCCCTGAAACGCAGGAACCGTCTGTCagaacaccccccacccctggtGGCAGGCAGTGTGAGCAGCAGCACAGTGTCCCTGCTCCCGTCCACTCTGCAGGAAGGACAGCAGTGCCCAGAATCACCTAACCAGACGTAAAGCCGTGTCTCAGGAAGACACGCTGGCCTGAGACCCAGGTGCCTGGGGTTGCTGATCACCTTGGCTCAGCCTAGCACCGGACCTAGGTAGTCCAGACAAGGGCTGGATGTCCCCGACCTGTCCCCTGAGAACGCCCGAGATGGGGAGAGACCGTGGCCCCACAAACCCCACCATTCCCCGTCCACCGGCCCTGCCATGGTGCGGCGCGTGGAGGGGGGTGCCGCGGGCAGAGGGGGCGCCGCGGGCAGGGGGTGCCGCGGGCGTACCTATGGGGTTGGCGGCAGCGATGACGGTGCAGCGGGCCTGCAGCGAGGTGACGATGCCCGCCTTGGAGATGGAGATGCTCTGCTGCTCCATCGCCTCGTGAATGCTGGTTCTGTCCTGGTCATTCATCTAGAGACCCCGAGGGCAGCTCAGCGAGGGCCTCACCCACCCCGGGACAGGGCCCGGTGCCTCCCAGGAGCTCTCCCCCCAGGCCCACACCCGCCCGGGCCCCCGGCCACCTTGTCAAACTCGTCGATGAGACACACGCCTCTGTCCGCCAGGACCAGGGCACCGGCCTCTAAGGTCCACTCCCTGCTGACCGGGTGCCGCTGGACGTAGGCCGTGAGGCCCACGGCGGAGGCGCCCTGGCCCGTGGTGAAGATGGCGCGGCTGGACACCTTCTCGATGTACTTGAGGAACTGGGACTTGGCTGTGCCTGGGTCTCCACACAGGAGCATGTTGATGTCGCCTCGCACCTTGTGCTTCCCGCCTGGGGAgacggggaggggaagggagggagacgaTGGACACCGTGGACCGCCCCACCCGTCTCAACCGGCTGTCAGCCAcggcaggctctagacaggccgCGAAGCCTCGGGCCCGGGCCCCGCTTCCGAGCACCCACTCGACCCACAGAAACGCGCTCGGTCCAGACAGCAGGCTAGGGGGCGCTCGGTCCACAGGCGGCAGGCTAGGGGGCGCTCGGTCCACAGGCGGCAGGCTAGGGGGCGCTCGGTCCACAGGCGGCAGGCTAGGGGGCGCTCGGTCCACAGGCGGCAGGCTAGCGGGTGCCTTTGTGAcggagaaaagctggaaatgacggAATCTTTCTCCAGGGAGGCGGAGAGCCCAATCCGAGACACAGCCCGACACAGCGCAACGTGCAGGAGCACACCGCACACGTCCCTGAGAGGCGGCCAGGCGCCGCGGAGCGGGAGGGCAGGGCGGCCACAGCCACGGCTCCACGCACACGCAGGTGCCCGCACGTGCGCAGGCGCGGGCATGCAGAGGTGGGAGCACACGTGCCGACGAGAGCGGAGCGGGAGAACCGGGGCCGTCGGTGGAGACTATGGCCTCCCGGGGCAGCCGCGGTAACCGTGTGGGGAAAAGCTTCTTTTCAAAGAGGACAAGTGAAGAAGGAAGAATGTGCTCAGCGTAAGGGCGGAGCTGTGAGACGGGGCGGCCGCGGCCCCCGCAGCCCTCTCCTCTCATCCGCGGGCCGCACGACCCGTCCGCCTGGGCCGCGTCCCGCGGGGCGCACGGCCGTGGACCCGGAGCCCCGGCTCCCCGCGGAGAGCAAGGAGTCGGCGGGCGCTCACCTGGGTTCTTGGGCTCTCCCCCGAACAGGGCCAGCGCCAGGCCTCTCTTGATGTCTTCATGGCCGTAGATAGAAGGAGCGATGCTGGCGAAGATCTGAGGGAAGGGAGGCGGCTGTGGCAGCGGGAACCCCAGCTCCCCGGCTGGCTCTTCCGGGGTGGGAGGTAGGGCTTGAGACCCCTAGTCTGACCCCTTCGTTCTGTCTGTCTGGAAAGGCCTTGCACAGGGCAGGCCAAGGACACGGCGGCCGGTGCACTGGTAGTGTAGCTGTGGTAACAGACGCACCCAGCTGCTCACCGTGCTCCACGCCCAGGCCTGTGAGCTCCCACCAGAGACAGCAACACCCGATCCCAGCAGGGTGCACTCTGAAAGACCCTGCTCCTACAAGCagccggggcggggcagggcgggccaCGCTGTGGTCTGGGCCACGGACTCCATCAGTCAACGTTTCTCTACCTCCGAGAGAAACGCAAACCCTAAGGCAGAACTAGAGGTAAGCAGGACTCCTTGCTCGTACAGACCACGTCCAACCTCTTGCAATGTGTCTGTGCCCTGCTGggccctgccctccacccccccagcacAGCACGCTCTGCAGGCCAGGGTCTGAGACAACACTGGCGTCTGGGGCCCCTCAGGAGCTCAGAGGGAGGCCTACACCTACTGGCCAAATGCACACTCAAGAAGGAGCTCCACAGCGGGCTGGTGACTCACCCCTGCGCTCcaactcaggaggcggagaccaGACAATcagggctcaaagtcagcctcggcaggaaagctTACTAGACTCTATCcagcaaggggaaaaaagtagggctggaggcgtggctcaagtattacagtctcagccctgggttcaagcccaagtataagaaaaaaatggtgtCTTCAAATTCTATTTcccaatggggggaaaaaaaaaatactaaaagccTTCTCCCTGCCCTGTGAACCAGGCCCTGGCAGTGCCGAGGGCTCAGGTCCTcagcagagctggggggggggggggcacggtcCCAGTGCTCACCAGGACAGGGGTGCGTGTCCTGAACGCTCCAGAGCAATGCCCGGAAGTGATCGCATCCACACCAACGCAAGGGACCAGGGCTGGGCCCGCCTCCGTGGACGAGCCTTGTCTGGCGCCCACAAGACAGTGGGTGATTCAGGAGCAGGgggccacacacacactggaaaccCTGAAGCCAGGCCGCCTTCACAGGACAGTGAGTGCTGTACGTATCACGGCCAGATCCAGGGAACCGGGGGCAAGGCTCCAGGGACAGCTGGGGCACAGTCAAGGTCTGGATGCCCACTTCCCAGCTAGCCCCCCTTCCACCTGCCTTCTCCCCGATCTGCTGGTCCTTCGAGAGGCTAGTGATCATCTTCACATCCTCATCCGTCAGTTCCCTGACAGCGACCTTGCTGTCCTTCTTGGCCACATGATTGGCCAGGATGACGGTGGCAAAGACGGGGAAACCGTTGGCGGTGTTGAGGGAGCCATCGTAGTTGTTGTGGTAGATGCCAGTCAGCTCCTGGGGAGAGAGAGGCCATGGGGCTCCACACAGCTCCGCTCCGGTCGCTTCTGGAGCTCGCCAACTTCTCCACACTGCAGCAGAGCAGCTCAGTGGAACTGAAGTAGACGCCTTCCAAACGGCTGCGCCTTGGGTCTACAGACTTCCTGGGTGCTAGCCTGGCGCAGTGGGGTCACTCAGGGGGACTATCCTCGAAGCGGCAGTTGGGACCCCAGCCCCTATAGGTCCCCAGACATGGACTTCACGAGCCCACGCTTTCTCCATGACATGCTGGACCCAACGACCAGGGACGGTAACCTCTGACCCCGTGGGCTAAAACAAACCCTCTCTCCTTTAAACCGACGGTCTCGGCCATGGGAAGCTAACTAATACGCAAGCCCACCATTCCAACCAGACACCCTACCCAATGGGAAGCGCTCACCCCAAGGATTCAAGAGCCGACCCtaatcccagccccccaagggacACCCCCCCACGCCCCTGCTGGCAGGACAGAGCAGGCCAAGCCCCCCTGCCACTGCTGGCCACTCACTATCTCATCTCCCGGCTTGCAGCTGTCCACCAGATCAGCCAGGAGAATGGCATCTTTGGAGCGGGGCAGTCGGCCCGCTGCCACTTTGCCTGGACTCTCCTGGATCCGGATGCGCTGGTAGTTCTGATAAATGGTCTGTAGCAACAAAGAAACAGCCATGAGCCCATCCTTGCGGGCAAGAGTGCTTCCTGTCCCCCCGACCGGCAGCCTGGCTACTCCATCTCCCCACTGGGAAACGAGGGCTGCACCAGAAAGGGTCTCAGAGGACTCGCCCCATCATGCCACACACTGTTTAGAAAAACAACAATGCCACGGTTTGACCTCAATGTCCACAGAGGCCCACATGGTGAAGGTTTGGGCCTCAGCTCGTGCACTACTGGGGTGGCAGAGCCCTTGGGGTGGGCAGGAGTAGCGGGAGGTCTCAGGTTGCTGGGGACAGGGGTGTGCTGGCCTCTGGCTTTCTCTTCTTTGTGTCTGCCACGAGGTGAGCAGTCTCCCCGCCACAAGCTAATTCCTTCCTGCTCTGCCCCGTCCCTCATAGGCCCCGACGAGCAGAGGTGAAAACACAAAAACTCGGAGCCAAACAAGCCTTTCCTCGTCAGCTGGTTACTGCAGGCATTTTGTTATAGAACACCAAGAGATGAGACAGTGCAGTTCAAAGCACGCAATCAGATCTAAGTCATGACTGAGTTCAAAGGCCTCACACTGTGCCTAAGCTCTCAGAGCAAGAGGCGAAAGCAGGCCAGCATGGGCTCCGCAGGGTCTGAAGTGGTCATAACCACAGAGCTCCCCCGTGAAAGGCCCTCAGTAGAAACCAGAATCCAGCCTGGACCACAGACATCGCAGCGATGGAACTGGACCCTGCCTACAGGAGTGCGCAGAAAAGAAGCGGCTAGAACGGTCCCAACACAACCGCCTGGTTTTTAAACGCAAGAACTCTTAGAAGACACAGAACGACCAAAACACAGTCCGCCCTGCACCCTGGGTAGGCCCTGCTTGGTCCCCACACGGCCGGTTTCTGCTCACCTCCTCCATGTTGACCTCGAAGGGGCCAGTGGACTGGCACTCAGGACAGGAGCCCGGCTTCACCTCCTGGTTCTGGGACTGGCAGAAGGGCCCCAGCACGAAGCTGCACTTGCTGCAGTTGTACTTGACCATGCTGAGCTGGGGCAGGACGCCTGTGCAGCTGGTCACCACCCCGCTGGTGCGGATCAGCTGGTTCAGATGCAGCTGCCTGGGGAACACCGGAGTCGGCACGCAGCTGCAGCTCGGGGGTGCAGGCTGCGCCTCCTGGAGACCCAGGCTACCCTGGAACGCTGGCCCTGTCTGCACCCCAACAAGACCCATGCCGGTGCACGCCTCACAGCCAGAGCTCAGCCGGGGGCCCTGCCCTACATCCAGTTCCTGAACTTAACCCACCCCCAGATCCCGTTCTCCGCCCCCCTCACCTCAGGGACCGCAGCTCCTCCACGAGGGGCAGGTGGGAGATCCGTACGTGGATGTGGCTGGCGATGCGGTCATACTTGGGGTACATGGCCAGCACCACCTCCAGAGCAGCCTCGTCGAAGATCTGGAGTAGCTCTGCTGGGGCCTCCGGCAGGAAGTAGGCCAGGACGTGCTCCCTGGCCGCCAGGTCCTCGTAGTTCACCACCAGGCTCTCCCGGTTCTCTACAGGCGGGTGAGGAGGGAACACACCTCAGCAAGGGCCTGCTGGACGCAGGGAGGTGACCCCATCTTGCCACAATGCCTGCGTGAGGTGAGGGAGCCCGCACTTGGCTTCAGTGCCTGTAAAGCCATAAACTCCTCCGGATGCCCCAGGAGAAGCCCACGGGGAGCCCTGCCCCACGGAGATCTGGGGCAGCACGGGTGCGGAACAGGCCTGCGCATCCTCAGCTGCATCACTCAGCAGGGTCTGCGGTGCCCAACCCGAGTCACGATCCAAACAAAGTGGAGGACAGCTCCGTGGAAGCACACTCGGGACACACGGGCTCTGGGCTCTACTCCCCACGCCACAAAGCCAATAAATAGGAGTAATCCAGGCTTGCGCTTAAGAAAAACTGTGCCCATTGTTAAGTGCGTCAACAAACAAAcgcaagctgggaatgtggcttagcggtagagtgcttgcctagcacgcatgaagccctgggttcggctcctcagcaccaaatacatagagaaagtcagaaggggcgctgtggctcacgtggtagagtgctagccttgagcaaaataagccagggacagtgctcaggccctgagttcaaggcccaggaatggccagaaCAAAAAAGCACCAGGGGTCCTACACTATCTCAGGGCCCTGGTACAGACATGTGACATTTCTTGCGTTCTCCTGAACGAGGCGCCCCTGTTCAGGACCTGTCACTGGGTGTCCCCCGCATGGAGGAGCAGCACGCCTGCGAGGTCGGTCCGAATATCCTTCCAGAAAAGGACACGGGAGGCGGGCTGGGTCAGCCGCGGGCCGTGCCGGGGCCCACCTTTGCACATGTCGCTGATGCGTTCCTTGAAGACGTTGTGGCCGTGGCTGTCCACGTGGGTGCGCAGGAAGTTCTTGAAGCGGTGGTGGATCTCCAGCCGGGGGCCGGCCATGCTCACCCACTCCCGCACAGAGTGGCCCTTGAGGTCTTCCAGGTTCTCTATGCTCTCGATcatctcctcgtcctcctccccgtcctctgTGGCCCGCTCCACCTGCCGACGCCTGCGGGCCGGGCGCTCATCCTCATCCTCGTCGCTGTCTGTGCAGGCAAGGAATGCCTGTGAGCAAAACCCTTTCCCAGCACCATCTCCCCCGACCCCGGACCAGGCCCTCCAGCAGGGGCGCACCCCAGCCTACCGCCCCAGCCTACCATACAGAAGGCCCCGTCGCATGCGGCCCAGGCCCCGGCCAGCCTCCCGGTCGCGTTGCCGCATGGCCCGCTCCGCTGCCTCCCTCTGGCTGGCGGTCAGCTCCTCCACGTCCTCGTCATCCAGAGCCAGTCCCTCAGCCTCGTAGGTGTCCAGCTCCGGGATGGCACGGTAGTCCCTGAGAGAGACCCCAACGGGCAGTTAGTCCCCCAAATTCCATCCATAATCAGTCTGGGCAGGCCTGAGCCTCCAAGGAGGAAACGGATGGCTAGAAAAGTCTCCAGGTGCCAAGTAAGTTCTCTAAATACACTGGGGAGTAGTGTTCCCACCGGAGCGTGGACTGCCCACGGAAACACCCTTCCAGTGTCCAGGATGGAAAGGAGAAGAATTTAAGATTTCTGAGACTTTGCAGTCAGGCAACAGACAAGCCGGTGACTATGGAAGTGAGGTGGCCAACCACGCCCCCATGCTTCTCTCCGACATCCAGTGTGAGGTGGGGAATCTAGCTCCACAAGGCCCCAGGAACCTATCAAATTCCACCAACACATTACCTAGCACCCCAGCTGCAAACAGGAGCAGGGTAGTGGCAGAAATCTCAACCTGCCCGCTTGCAGAGCACACTGCACTCCATGTGGCATTGGCTGTAGCAAGCTAATGGTCTGGTTGAGCAGAATACTTGTTTGCTGACTATAAATCACCAAATCTCAGTGAGTCAGGCTCCCCAGTGTTTTGTGGCTTCCAGTCTGCACCCCAGGGTGCAAATCTGAACGTGGAGTTCGTCCGGGCTCAGGGCAGGGCCATGTGGACATCTATAACATAGCTCTTGGACCATATACAAAATGACCGATACAGGCAGAGAGCCAGGAGCAGCAGAAGCCCACCCGTCTGTCTTGTTATGTACCAAAGGATTTAGAAGAGCAGGTCACATAAGCTGGCCCCTGCCTTGGGGGCAAATTCAGTGGCTCCGTATCGTAGCTTGTGGACCTGAAGCCCCGGGTCCAAACTGCACTCAAAAGGCCACGAGGAGGCCAGATTGACCTAGCACCCAAGCTGGGCTCCCTGCCAGGCTATGCATGGAGTGCAGAGTCGCAAGGAAATACCTCTCCATGCCATCGCCAATGAGCTCTTCtccatcctcttcttcctccaccgGTCCCTCGGTGCCCAGTAGCCCCTCAGACTCATCCTCAAACGGAGGAAGGTCGCGGCCAGGGCTAGAGGTCAGGGCGTCCGTGCGGCGCGagctcctgcccgggctggaggTGAGCGGGTCATTGGCTCGTCGCCGGCGGCCAGGGCTGGAGGCCGCGGAGAGGGACTCGGAGGATTCCTGCGGAGGACGGGGCAGGTTCACACCCGAGGGGCACACAGCTGGcggggccccgcgccctcccccgccTCCGGCCGGACCTCGTCGCCATCCGTGCTTCACGAAAATCGCGGAGGCCATTTTGCTTGCGGACTTCCATtgtctcaccccccccccttagGCCGGCAAGCGGCCCCTCGGGTGCAACGCCACTGGGTCCAGCGGGCGCCAGGGCCACCCAGGCCGAGAAGACCGGAACCGGCCGGCAGGCGGGCAGGGCAACGGGGCCCGGGGCGAGGCTCCACCCCAGCACTGGCGCCTCCGGCCGGCCGGGCCGGCAGCCCCGCACCCCGAGGCCCGCGTCCCGGGCGGGCCGCGCAGGGGTGCGGGAGAAGCCGCCGTACGCCGCGCCGGAGGGCCGACCTGGGCCGGGCGCGGGAGGAAGCGGGGCCCAGGCCGGGAGCGAGagcgcggcccccgcccgcctGTCCCGGCgtccccggcccgcccgccggcccggccccggccccggccccgcgcggacGCCGAGCGCTTACCGCCATGGCCGCGCCGCGCTCCGCTCAGCACTTCCCGCCACAGCCGGATTTCGCGCGAAAAGCGGCCCACGTGACGCTTGCGAGCCAGCCCCGGAAGCGCCCGAGGGGACGCGACGTCATGACGTTTGTGGACGACCGGCTGAGAGGGATGGGGCCCCGCCCGGGCCGCGCAGAGACCACGCCCACGCAGCGtggaggccccgcccacggccCTGGAGCCccgcggaggccccgcccacggccCTGGAGCCCCGCGGAGGCCACGCCCACAGCCCTGGAGCCccgcggaggccccgcccacagccctgGAGCCCCGCGGAGGCCACGCCCACAGCCCTGGAGCCCCGCGGAGGCCGCGCCCACCGCTCCGGAGCCCCgcagaggccccgcccacagccctgGAGCCccgcggaggccccgcccacagccctgGAGCCCCGCGGAGGCCACGCCCGCCGCTCCGGAGCCCCGCCCAGGCGGCGAGCAGCGCCGGGCCGGCGGGCGGATCCGTGCGCCGACCGCCGCGGTGTGGAGGGAGCCGGAACCACGGCTGGCGGCGCGACGGGGCCCCGTGTGGCCATTCCACGGACGGGCAACCGAGGCCCGGCTCGTTTTCCACGGCCTGCCCTGCTTTCCGAGGGGTCAGTTTCCGTTTCTCCTGGAGCCCCGAAGTGCAGCCCCGGCGGCCCCGCCTTCGCCGGTCTcgcccgggctccgggctccgggccccGGCGGGCTCGGGGAGCGCGGGTGCCGGCGGACGTCCCACGGGAGGAACGTGGTGCGCGGAGCGCGCCTGCCCGGGGCCGACCGGGGACCGACCCACACGTCCCGGGGAGGGGCGGCCTGCGGTGCCCGCGGGGCGGCGAGGGGCCCGGCCCGGCTGGAGGACGCAGCCCGGGGGCCCCGGCTGAGCTGGACCTGCCGGAGGGCGGTCAGGATTCAGAGTTGCCCAGCTCAGAGGCATCCagagcccggggtgggggtgggggggggggggtgggccgtAATCCCAGCGCTCGGGAAGAAGCAAGGTGgcgagttcgaggccagcctgggccacgtgGTGAGCCTAAACACAAAAACAGGAATGGGCGGCTCAcacctggaggctgaggtctgaggatcgtggttcaaagccagccgcggCAGGAAACCGGGAGACTCTTGTCCCCAGCTCACCAGCTAAAAGCTgaacgtggaggtgtggctcaggtgtagagcaccagccttgagcttttaAAAAGCCCAGGGACGGTGGGAGGCCACTCCTTTCAGCTAGTTTCATCGGATCGTGCCCCCCTTGCTTCTGGTGACACTTCCATCTGGGCCTGTTGTCTAGGGATTTCTGTCGCCCCCAGGTCTGCCCAGGAGCCCAGCTCACCCACTGCCGGCGCTGGTGTTGTGGGTGGAGCAGTACCTAGGAGATCGTCCTTAGCTCAACTATTTACTGAACTCCCTGAACACTGAGCTCTGGCCTGTGCGCAGAGGACTCTTGTGAGTGAGCTACTGCCCCTGCCGGCACAGCAAAGACATAAAATGGATGCCCTGGGCCCTCCCCAAGTACTGAGAAGCCCCCCAGAAACCTGCGTGAGGGGTACAGAATTCAAGAGTATGAAACGCAGAATTAAGTGTTGTGAGTTTTAGACACCAACTCCCTCCCATAAgcctgtagtgtgtgtgtgtgtgtaagtactgAGCCTccaactcagggtgtgggtgctgtccttgagctctgccgctcaaggctggcattctactacctgagccacagcaccattttagTTACTTActtgttgttggttaattgggaataagagtttcatgggctttcctgcccagagtggctttgaacccagatcctcagatctcagcttcctgagtagggcttctaggtgtgagccacggggccCGCGGTGGGCTACGGCCCCCGGTGACCGCCGAGCCCCACGTGGCCGGGCTCATTCCCGGGTGGCTGTGCGGGCCGGGCTCCCGCGGGGCGGCGGTGACTTGCGTGGGGCGGCCGCGAGGGG contains the following coding sequences:
- the LOC125345171 gene encoding DNA replication licensing factor MCM2; protein product: MAESSESLSAASSPGRRRRANDPLTSSPGRSSRRTDALTSSPGRDLPPFEDESEGLLGTEGPVEEEEDGEELIGDGMERDYRAIPELDTYEAEGLALDDEDVEELTASQREAAERAMRQRDREAGRGLGRMRRGLLYDSDEDEDERPARRRRQVERATEDGEEDEEMIESIENLEDLKGHSVREWVSMAGPRLEIHHRFKNFLRTHVDSHGHNVFKERISDMCKENRESLVVNYEDLAAREHVLAYFLPEAPAELLQIFDEAALEVVLAMYPKYDRIASHIHVRISHLPLVEELRSLRQLHLNQLIRTSGVVTSCTGVLPQLSMVKYNCSKCSFVLGPFCQSQNQEVKPGSCPECQSTGPFEVNMEETIYQNYQRIRIQESPGKVAAGRLPRSKDAILLADLVDSCKPGDEIELTGIYHNNYDGSLNTANGFPVFATVILANHVAKKDSKVAVRELTDEDVKMITSLSKDQQIGEKIFASIAPSIYGHEDIKRGLALALFGGEPKNPGGKHKVRGDINMLLCGDPGTAKSQFLKYIEKVSSRAIFTTGQGASAVGLTAYVQRHPVSREWTLEAGALVLADRGVCLIDEFDKMNDQDRTSIHEAMEQQSISISKAGIVTSLQARCTVIAAANPIGGRYDPSLTFSENVDLTEPIISRFDILCVVRDTVDPLQDEMLARFVVGSHVRHHPSNKKDGDVDSGASEPAMPNTYGVEPLPQEVLKKYIIYAKERVHPKLHQMDQDKVARMYSDLRKESMATGSIPITVRHIESMIRMAEAHARMHLRDYVTEDDVSMAIRVMLESFIDTQKFSVMRSMRKTFARYLSFRRDNNELLLFLLKQLVAEQVTYQRNRFGAQQDTIEVPEKDLVDKARQINIHNLSAFYDSELFRMNKFSRDLKRKMILQQF